The Erinaceus europaeus chromosome 16, mEriEur2.1, whole genome shotgun sequence genome includes a window with the following:
- the THBS1 gene encoding thrombospondin-1: MGLAWGLGVLLLFHVCGSNRIPESGGDSSRVFDIFELTGTARRGSGRRLVKGPDPSSPAFRIENADLIPPVPDDKFQDLVDAVRAESGFLLLATLRQMKKTRGTLLSLERRDGSGHVFSVVSNGKAGSLDLSLNVQGKQALVSVEEALLATGQWKSITLFVQEDRAQLYVDCEKMESAELDFPIQKVFTRDLASIARLRIAKGDLNDNFQGVLQNVRFVFGTTPEDILRNKGCSSSTNVLLTLDNNVVNGSSPAIRTNYIGHKTKDLHAICGISCDELSSMVLELRGLRTMVTTLQDSIRKVTEESKDLANELRRSPHCYYNGVQYKNNEEWTVDSCTECQCQNSVTMCKKVSCPIMPCSNATVPDGECCPRCWPSDSADDGWSPWSEWTSCSVTCGNGIQQRGRSCDSLNNRCEGSSVQTRTCHIQECDKRFKQDGSWSHWSPWSSCSVTCGEGVITRIRLCNSPSPQMNGKPCEGEARETKACAKDACPINGGWGPWSLWDICSVTCGGGVQRRSRLCNNPAPQFGGKDCIGDVTESQICNKQDCPIDGCLSNPCFVGTKCTSYPDGSWKCGACPPGYSGNGIQCTDVNECKEVPDACFNHNGEHRCKNTDPGYNCLPCPPRFTGTQPFGRGVEHAAANKQVCKPRNPCTDGTHDCNKNAKCNYLGHYSDPMYRCECKPGYAGNGIICGEDTDLDGWPNEDLVCVANATYHCKKDNCPNLPNSGQEDYDKDGIGDACDDDDDNDRIPDDRDNCPFHYNPAQYDYDRDDVGDRCDNCPYNHNPDQADTDNNGEGDACAADIDGDGILNERDNCQYVYNVDQRDTDMDGVGDQCDNCPLEHNPDQFDSDSDRIGDTCDNNQDIDEDGHQNNLDNCPYVPNANQADHDKDGKGDACDHDDDNDGIPDDKDNCRLVPNPDQKDSDGDGRGDACKDDFDHDSVPDIDDICPENVDISETDFRRFQMIPLDPKGTSQNDPNWVVRHQGKELVQTVNCDPGLAIGYDEFNAVDFSGTFFINTERDDDYAGFVFGYQSSSRFYVVMWKQVTQSYWDTNPTRAQGYSGLSVKVVNSTTGPGEHLRNALWHTGNTPGQVRTLWHDPRHIGWKDFTAYRWRLSHRPKTGFIRVVMYEGKKIMADSGPIYDKTYAGGRLGMFVFSQEMVFFSDLKYECRDS, encoded by the exons ATGGGGCTGGCCTGGGGACTCGGTGTCCTGTTGCTGTTCCATGTGTGTGGCTCCAACCGCATTCCAG AGTCTGGAGGTGACAGCAGCCGCGTATTTGACATCTTTGAGCTCACAGGAACTGCCCGCAGGGGCTCAGGGCGCAGACTGGTCAAGGGCCCGGACCCCTCCAGCCCAGCCTTCCGCATCGAGAATGCCGATCTGATCCCCCCTGTCCCCGATGACAAGTTCCAAGACTTGGTGGATGCAGTGCGAGCTGAGTCAGGCTTCCTGCTGCTGGCCACCCTGCGGCAGATGAAAAAGACACGGGGCACACTGCTGTCTCTGGAGCGCAGGGACGGCTCAGGCCATGTCTTCAGCGTGGTCTCCAACGGCAAGGCGGGCTCACTGGACCTCAGCCTGAACGTGCAAGGCAAGCAGGCCCTGGTTTCGGTGGAGGAAGCGCTCCTGGCCACTGGCCAGTGGAAGAGCATCACGCTTTTTGTGCAAGAGGATCGGGCCCAGCTGTATGTGGACTGTGAGAAGATGGAGAGCGCTGAGCTCGACTTCCCCATCCAGAAGGTCTTCACCCGGGACCTGGCCAGCATTGCCAGGCTCCGAATTGCCAAGGGCGACCTCAACGACAACTTCCAG GGGGTGCTGCAGAATGTGAGGTTTGTCTTTGGAACCACACCAGAAGACATCCTCAGGAACAAAGGCTGCTCCAGCT CTACCAATGTTCTTCTCACACTGGATAACAATGTGGTGAATGGCTCCAGCCCTGCCATCCGCACTAACTACATCGGTCACAAGACCAAGGACCTGCATGCCATCTGTGGCATCTCCTGTGATGAACTGTCCAGCATGGTCCTGGAACTCAGGGGCCTACGGACCATGGTGACCACCCTGCAAGACAGCATCCGAAAAGTG ACTGAAGAGAGCAAGGACTTAGCTAATGAGCTGAGGAGGTCCCCCCATTGCTATTACAATGGGGTACAGTACAAGAACAATGAGGAGTGGACAGTGGATAGCTGCACTGAGTGCCAATGTCAG AActcagttaccatgtgcaagaaagtGTCCTGCCCCATTATGCCCTGCTCCAATGCCACAGTTCCTGATGGAGAATGCTGCCCACGGTGTTGGC CCAGTGACTCTGCAGATGATGGCTGGTCCCCATGGTCTGAGTGGACCTCCTGCTCAGTGACCTGTGGCAATGGGATCCAGCAGCGGGGCCGCTCCTGTGACAGCCTCAACAACCGCTgtgagggttcctctgtccagaCACGCACCTGCCACATCCAGGAGTGTGATAAGAGAT TTAAGCAGGATGGCAGCTGGAGTCACTGGTCCCCCTGGTCCTCTTGTTCGGTGACATGTGGTGAGGGTGTGATCACAAGGATCCGGCTCTGCAACTCTCCCAGCCCCCAGATGAATGGAAAGCCATGTGAAGGCGAAGCCCGGGAGACCAAAGCCTGTGCCAAAGATGCCTGCCCCA TCAATGGAGGCTGGGGTCCCTGGTCACTGTGGGACATCTGCTCTGTAACCTGTGGAGGAGGAGTACAGAGACGCAGCAGGCTCTGCAATAACCCTGCACCCCAGTTTGGAGGCAAGGACTGCATCGGTGATGTGACCGAAAGCCAGATCTGCAACAAGCAGGACTGCCCAATTG ATGGATGTCTATCCAACCCCTGCTTTGTGGGTACCAAGTGTACAAGCTATCCTGACGGCAGCTGGAAATGTGGAGCATGTCCCCCTGGTTACAGCGGGAATGGCATCCAGTGCACAGATGTCAATGAG TGTAAAGAAGTGCCCGACGCCTGCTTCAACCACAATGGGGAGCACAGGTGCAAGAACACCGACCCTGGCTACAACTGCCTGCCCTGCCCACCACGCTTCACTGGCACACAGCCCTTTGGCCGGGGTGTAGAGCACGCAGCTGCCAACAAACAG GTGTGCAAGCCCCGCAACCCCTGCACAGATGGGACACATGACTGCAATAAGAATGCCAAGTGCAACTACCTAGGTCACTACAGTGACCCCATGTACCGCTGCGAGTGCAAGCCTGGCTATGCAGGCAACGGCATCATCTGTGGAGAGGATACAGACCTGGATGGCTGGCCCAATGAAGACCTGGTGTGTGTGGCCAATGCCACCTACCACTGCAAAAAG GATAACTGCCCCAACCTTCCCAACTCGGGGCAGGAAGACTATGACAAGGATGGGATTGGTGATGCCTGTGATGATGATGACGACAATGACAGAATCCCAGATGACCGG GACAACTGTCCATTCCATTACAACCCAGCTCAGTATGACTATGACAGAGATGATGTGGGAGACCGCTGTGACAACTGCCCCTACAACCACAACCCAGACCAGGCAGACACAGACAACAATGGGGAAGGGGATGCCTGTGCTGCAGACATTGACGGGGATG GCATCCTCAATGAGCGAGATAACTGCCAGTATGTGTACAATGTGGACCAGAGAGATACGGACATGGATGGGGTAGGAGATCAGTGTGACAACTGCCCCCTGGAGCACAACCCAGATCAG tTTGACTCAGACTCAGACCGAATTGGAGACACTTGTGACAATAATCAAGACATTGATGAAGACGGCCACCAGAACAACCTGGACAATTGCCCCTATGTGCCCAACGCCAACCAGGCTGACCATGACAAGGACGGCAAGGGTGATGCCTGTGATcatgatgatgacaatgatggCATTCCTGATGACaaggacaactgcagacttgtGCCCAACCCTGACCAGAAGGACTCTGATG GTGATGGCCGAGGTGATGCCTGCAAAGATGACTTTGACCATGACAGTGTGCCAGACATTGATGACATCTGCCCTGAAAATGTTGACATCAGTGAGACTGATTTCCGCCGATTTCAGATGATTCCTCTGGATCCTAAAGGGACATCCCAGAATGATCCCAACTGGGTTGTGCGTCATCAGGGTAAAGAGCTGGTCCAGACTGTCAACTGCGATCCTGGCCTAGCTATAG GCTATGATGAGTTCAATGCCGTGGACTTCAGTGGCACTTTCTTCATCAACACCGAGAGGGACGATGACTACGCCGGCTTCGTATTTGGCTACCAGTCCAGCAGCCGCTTCTATGTGGTGATGTGGAAGCAGGTCACCCAGTCCTACTGGGACACAAACCCCACCAGGGCACAGGGATACTCAGGCCTTTCTGTGAAGGTTGTCAACTCCACCACTGGGCCCGGCGAGCACCTGCGCAATGCCCTTTGGCACACAGGGAACACCCCTGGCCAG gTGCGCACCTTGTGGCATGACCCCCGACACATAGGCTGGAAGGATTTCACTGCCTACAGGTGGCGTCTCAGCCACAGGCCCAAGACAGGCTTCATCAG AGTGGTGATGTATGAAGGGAAGAAGATCATGGCTGACTCAGGACCTATCTATGACAAGACCTATGCCGGTGGAAGGCTGGGCATGTTTGTCTTCTCTCAGGAAATGGTGTTCTTCTCAGACCTGAAATATGAGTGCAGAG ATTCCTAA